One Misgurnus anguillicaudatus chromosome 22, ASM2758022v2, whole genome shotgun sequence DNA segment encodes these proteins:
- the LOC129413826 gene encoding uncharacterized protein isoform X2 yields MKQWLLALDIDPHTPVATIKGYRVCSEHFREDDYFHKMEFATRTMKRVLKDTAIPSIVQTGQSGSPAATDEPSDLQLDLPEVEDASSLFAGVPHSTPRKTCTAPTAEFKSPLTLKLTSPAQTATGTKPMIALAPSWTHQLDTATSSKMMATCRPKKSIIFHETPQIDTCEMDISSATSALDISMASEPASEPAADPADSSFVPDTSPSTSTTGSTASIPGQYRGWTERKWLVNESKLMELFQKCTFCGAAMCDVNQIVKTSGSMIRIIWKCDNGHTGDWESCPTVRGMAENNLLSAAATLFTGATYTDIAEWAGVLNLQLPQKTTYYRIQSSYLIPVIAEEYKKQEDTIKARLICQTLDGEGVQVCGDGRSDSPGHSCKYTTYSFMDDFTNQIVTFELIQVTQAKSSVAMEPMGFKKGLEKLLDEGIHVKVVTTDRHPSIRKIMREDFPNIEHQFDPWHTAKAIKKKLVLASNRKNCMDLAPWIKSVSNHMWWSCSSSKGDTKELLRRWRSILHHICGVHRWEEDGMIYKCYHTELPADVQRKKKWLAEDSPAYKALYEVCMNARLLKDLEQMALFKHTGQLEVYHNVLLKYCPKRLHFEFASMQARTMLAVMDHNENHNTQREIAKTASGLLRHNVVFQKQSKQWIARPVYQETTQTFRNDMMDAVIQRRLDPSVKYQDPSSHFKVPRLAANIARVSKPMKEDAIARHTSRFTGPDS; encoded by the exons ATGAAACAATGGCTGCTTGCTCTGGATATAGACCCACACACACCTGTAGCCACCATCAAGGGCTATCGTGTTTGCTCAGAGCATTTCAGAGAGGATGACTATTTTCATAAAATGGAATTTGCTACACGGACAATGAAACGTGTGCTGAAGGATACGGCCATCCCATCGATCGTACAGACAGGACAAAGTGGATCACCTGCGGCTACG GATGAGCCGAGTGACCTGCAGCTGGATCTGCCAGAAGTTGAGGATGCTTCCAGCCTGTTTGCAGGTGTACCACACTCAACCCCCCGAAAAACCTGTACTGCACCCACTGCAGAGTTCAAATCTCCACTAACTTTGAAGCTCACAAGTCCTGCTCAGACAGCTACAGGGACAAAGCCAATGATTGCCTTGGCACCCAGCTGGACACATCAATTG GACACTGCTACATCGTCTAAGATGATGGCTACCTGCAGGCCAAAAAAAAGTATAATCTTTCAT GAAACACCACAAATTGATACTTGTGAAATGGATATCAGTTCAGCAACATCAGCCTTGGACATCAGCATGGCATCAGAACCTGCCTCAGAACCTGCTGCTGACCCTGCTGACTCCAGTTTTGTCCCTGACACAAGCCCCTCCACCTCTACCACAGGAAGCACAGCAAGTATTCCTGGACAATATAGAGGATGGACAGAGAGGAAGTGGCTGGTTAATGAGTCCAAACTCATGGAACTGTtccaaaaatgcactttttgtgGAGCTGCAATGTGTGATGTCAACCAAATTGTGAAAACTTCTGGCAGCATGATCAGAATCATATGGAAATGTGATAATGGACACACTGGAGATTGGGAATCTTGCCCAACTGTCCGTGGAATGGCGGAGAACAACCTGCTATCAGCAGCAGCAACACTCTTCACTGGTGCTACTTACACAGACATTGCTGAATGGGCAGGGGTTTTGAACCTTCAGCTACCCCAGAAAACCACCTACTACAGGATACAGTCTAGCTACCTGATTCCAGTTATCGCAGAAGAATACAAGAAGCAGGAGGACACTATAAAAGCAAGACTCATCTGCCAGACTCTAGATGGCGAGGGAGTGCAGGTCTGCGGAGATGGAAGAAGTGACAGCCCAGGCCATTCCTGCAAATACACAACGTATTCCTTCATGGATGACTTCACCAATCAGATTGTCACATTTGAGTTGATTCAG GTGACCCAGGCCAAAAGTTCTGTTGCCATGGAACCAATGGGTTTCAAGAAAGGTCTGGAAAAGCTACTAGATGAAGGGATCCATGTAAAGGTTGTCACAACTGACAGACATCCCTCTATCAGGAAAATAATGAGGGAGGATTTTCCAAATATAGAACACCAGTTTGATCCATGGCATACCGCAAAAG caataaaaaaaaaactggttttGGCATCCAATCGCAAGAACTGCATGGACCTTGCTCCTTGGATAAAGAGTGTGAGCAATCACATGTGGTGGAGCTGTAGTTCATCAAAAGGAGATACAAAG GAATTGCTGAGACGATGGAGGTCAATTCTCCATCATATCTGTGGGGTCCATCGCTGGGAAGAAGATGGCATGATTTATAAATGCTATCACACTGAGCTGCCAGCGGATGTGCAAAGGAAAAAGAAGTGGTTGGCAGAAGACTCCCCGGCCTACAAGGCCCTTTATGAAGTGTGCATGAATGCACGACTTTTGAAAGACCTGGAACAAATGGCACTGTTCAAACACACGG GACAACTTGAGGTGTACCATAACGTCCTACTGAAATACTGTCCCAAAAGATTGCACTTCGAATTTGCGTCAATGCAAGCACGAACAATGTTGGCAGTCATGGACCATAATGAAAACCACAACACACAAAGAGAAATAGCAAAAACAGCATCTG GCCTCCTAAGACACAATGTGGTTTTCCAAAAACAATCCAAACAATGGATTGCCAGACCTGTCTACCAGGAAACAACTCAGACTTTCAGGAACGACATGATGGATGCTGTCATTCAGAGAAGGCTGGATCCATCTGTAAAATACCAAGACCCCTCATCCCATTTCAAAGTTCCCCGTTTGGCTGCTAACATCGCCAGAGTTTCGAAACCCATGAAGGAGGATGCCATTGCCCGACACACATCAAGGTTCACAGGTCCAGACTCATAA
- the LOC129413826 gene encoding uncharacterized protein isoform X1 yields the protein MGVYCIVKSCNNKQGRPGNTMMFHRIPTKNADLMKQWLLALDIDPHTPVATIKGYRVCSEHFREDDYFHKMEFATRTMKRVLKDTAIPSIVQTGQSGSPAATDEPSDLQLDLPEVEDASSLFAGVPHSTPRKTCTAPTAEFKSPLTLKLTSPAQTATGTKPMIALAPSWTHQLDTATSSKMMATCRPKKSIIFHETPQIDTCEMDISSATSALDISMASEPASEPAADPADSSFVPDTSPSTSTTGSTASIPGQYRGWTERKWLVNESKLMELFQKCTFCGAAMCDVNQIVKTSGSMIRIIWKCDNGHTGDWESCPTVRGMAENNLLSAAATLFTGATYTDIAEWAGVLNLQLPQKTTYYRIQSSYLIPVIAEEYKKQEDTIKARLICQTLDGEGVQVCGDGRSDSPGHSCKYTTYSFMDDFTNQIVTFELIQVTQAKSSVAMEPMGFKKGLEKLLDEGIHVKVVTTDRHPSIRKIMREDFPNIEHQFDPWHTAKAIKKKLVLASNRKNCMDLAPWIKSVSNHMWWSCSSSKGDTKELLRRWRSILHHICGVHRWEEDGMIYKCYHTELPADVQRKKKWLAEDSPAYKALYEVCMNARLLKDLEQMALFKHTGQLEVYHNVLLKYCPKRLHFEFASMQARTMLAVMDHNENHNTQREIAKTASGLLRHNVVFQKQSKQWIARPVYQETTQTFRNDMMDAVIQRRLDPSVKYQDPSSHFKVPRLAANIARVSKPMKEDAIARHTSRFTGPDS from the exons ATGGGTGTTTACTGTATTGTAAAGAGCTGCAACAATAAACAGGGGAGACCAGGTAATACCATGATGTTTCACAGAATTCCAACTAAAAACGCTGACCTGATGAAACAATGGCTGCTTGCTCTGGATATAGACCCACACACACCTGTAGCCACCATCAAGGGCTATCGTGTTTGCTCAGAGCATTTCAGAGAGGATGACTATTTTCATAAAATGGAATTTGCTACACGGACAATGAAACGTGTGCTGAAGGATACGGCCATCCCATCGATCGTACAGACAGGACAAAGTGGATCACCTGCGGCTACG GATGAGCCGAGTGACCTGCAGCTGGATCTGCCAGAAGTTGAGGATGCTTCCAGCCTGTTTGCAGGTGTACCACACTCAACCCCCCGAAAAACCTGTACTGCACCCACTGCAGAGTTCAAATCTCCACTAACTTTGAAGCTCACAAGTCCTGCTCAGACAGCTACAGGGACAAAGCCAATGATTGCCTTGGCACCCAGCTGGACACATCAATTG GACACTGCTACATCGTCTAAGATGATGGCTACCTGCAGGCCAAAAAAAAGTATAATCTTTCAT GAAACACCACAAATTGATACTTGTGAAATGGATATCAGTTCAGCAACATCAGCCTTGGACATCAGCATGGCATCAGAACCTGCCTCAGAACCTGCTGCTGACCCTGCTGACTCCAGTTTTGTCCCTGACACAAGCCCCTCCACCTCTACCACAGGAAGCACAGCAAGTATTCCTGGACAATATAGAGGATGGACAGAGAGGAAGTGGCTGGTTAATGAGTCCAAACTCATGGAACTGTtccaaaaatgcactttttgtgGAGCTGCAATGTGTGATGTCAACCAAATTGTGAAAACTTCTGGCAGCATGATCAGAATCATATGGAAATGTGATAATGGACACACTGGAGATTGGGAATCTTGCCCAACTGTCCGTGGAATGGCGGAGAACAACCTGCTATCAGCAGCAGCAACACTCTTCACTGGTGCTACTTACACAGACATTGCTGAATGGGCAGGGGTTTTGAACCTTCAGCTACCCCAGAAAACCACCTACTACAGGATACAGTCTAGCTACCTGATTCCAGTTATCGCAGAAGAATACAAGAAGCAGGAGGACACTATAAAAGCAAGACTCATCTGCCAGACTCTAGATGGCGAGGGAGTGCAGGTCTGCGGAGATGGAAGAAGTGACAGCCCAGGCCATTCCTGCAAATACACAACGTATTCCTTCATGGATGACTTCACCAATCAGATTGTCACATTTGAGTTGATTCAG GTGACCCAGGCCAAAAGTTCTGTTGCCATGGAACCAATGGGTTTCAAGAAAGGTCTGGAAAAGCTACTAGATGAAGGGATCCATGTAAAGGTTGTCACAACTGACAGACATCCCTCTATCAGGAAAATAATGAGGGAGGATTTTCCAAATATAGAACACCAGTTTGATCCATGGCATACCGCAAAAG caataaaaaaaaaactggttttGGCATCCAATCGCAAGAACTGCATGGACCTTGCTCCTTGGATAAAGAGTGTGAGCAATCACATGTGGTGGAGCTGTAGTTCATCAAAAGGAGATACAAAG GAATTGCTGAGACGATGGAGGTCAATTCTCCATCATATCTGTGGGGTCCATCGCTGGGAAGAAGATGGCATGATTTATAAATGCTATCACACTGAGCTGCCAGCGGATGTGCAAAGGAAAAAGAAGTGGTTGGCAGAAGACTCCCCGGCCTACAAGGCCCTTTATGAAGTGTGCATGAATGCACGACTTTTGAAAGACCTGGAACAAATGGCACTGTTCAAACACACGG GACAACTTGAGGTGTACCATAACGTCCTACTGAAATACTGTCCCAAAAGATTGCACTTCGAATTTGCGTCAATGCAAGCACGAACAATGTTGGCAGTCATGGACCATAATGAAAACCACAACACACAAAGAGAAATAGCAAAAACAGCATCTG GCCTCCTAAGACACAATGTGGTTTTCCAAAAACAATCCAAACAATGGATTGCCAGACCTGTCTACCAGGAAACAACTCAGACTTTCAGGAACGACATGATGGATGCTGTCATTCAGAGAAGGCTGGATCCATCTGTAAAATACCAAGACCCCTCATCCCATTTCAAAGTTCCCCGTTTGGCTGCTAACATCGCCAGAGTTTCGAAACCCATGAAGGAGGATGCCATTGCCCGACACACATCAAGGTTCACAGGTCCAGACTCATAA
- the LOC141358764 gene encoding uncharacterized protein encodes MISFPPQIVNRTWTEEERLKMEASALMAELEKYKNPEDLKRLFTERNKLIQEKENILLESKQTLQMKDMALEEKDRRLKDMNDKLLQTIKELEKTQNQLEEKETQMDNMNKLMSEKERLLENTVKELETSKHQLETLRNELQEMKTQLDEQKTKFTHQEKTLQKHKQQQQQSDQEIKNLNSELERLKSESSTHLSELNEKCKCLEDTEKLLGERETQIKDLEKSKETALEEKDKLLNKSNDKLLQTTREIEEKQTEIEEKNKLMSDKERLMENTFKDT; translated from the exons ATGATTTCTTTCCCTCCACAGATAGTAAACAGAACATGGACTGAAGAAGAGAGATTAAAAATGGAGGCGTCTGCTCTAATGGCAG AGTTAGAAAAATACAAGAATCCTGAAGATTTGAAAAGACTTTTCACAGAAAGAAACAAACTCATACAGGAGAAAGAAAATATTCTTTTAGAGAGCAAACAGACACTTCAAATGAAGGACATGGCGTTAGAGGAAAAGGACAGACGTCTTAAAGACATGAATGATAAACTGCTACAAACAATCAAAGAACTTGAAAAGACACAGAATCAGCTTGAGGAGAAAGAGACACAAATGGACAATATGAACAAACTGATGAGTGAGAAAGAGAGACTGCTGGAGAACACAGTCAAAGAACTGGAAACCAGTAAACATCAACTGGAGACACTGAGAAATGAACTACAGGAGATGAAGACACAACTGGATGAACAGAAAACTAAATTTACTCATCAGGAGAAAacacttcaaaaacacaaacaacaacagcaacaatCTG atcaaGAAATCAAAAATCTGAATTCTGAACTGGAAAGACTGAAAAGCGAGTCATCTACACATTTATCTG AGTTGAATGAAAAATGCAAATGTTTGGAAGATACAGAGAAACTTCTAGGTGAAAGAGAGACACAAATTAAAGATCTCGAGAAAAGCAAAGAAACAGCTCTAGAGGAGAAGGACAAACTtctaaataaatcaaatgataAACTACTACAAACAACCAGAGAGATTGaggaaaaacaaacagaaattgAAGAGAAAAATAAACTGATGAGTGATAAAGAGAGACTGATGGAAAACACATTCAAAGACACTTAG